In a genomic window of Zea mays cultivar B73 unplaced genomic scaffold, Zm-B73-REFERENCE-NAM-5.0 scaffold_383, whole genome shotgun sequence:
- the LOC118475024 gene encoding ATP synthase subunit a-like produces MMMMTRWSSTDMKRRNRILANMVPIRNLSLPDYYEYEEEYPPVSREATRGVCILLRIDRYLSSIGRSIQDREVLRDFRQRLLFPQREAGHSFSEIYDDIRAHGVEASRLGQPLRDLYDEMERNGEIVNNGSIIIPGGGGPVTESPLDQFGIHPILDLNIGKYYVSFTNLSLSMLLTLGLVLLLVFVVTKKGGGKSVPNAFQSLVELIYDFVPNLVNEQIGGLSGNVKHKFFPCISVTFTFSLFRNPQGMIPFSFTVTSHFLITLALSFSIFIGITIVGFQRHGLHFFSFLLPAGVPLPLAPFLVLLELISHCFRALSSGIRLFANMMAGHSSVKILSGFAWTMLFLNNIFYFLGDLGPLFIVLALTGLELGVAISQAHVSTISICIYLNDATNLHQNESFHNCIKTRSQS; encoded by the coding sequence ATGATGATGATGACTAGATGGAGTTCCACTGATATGAAGAGAAGAAATAGAATATTGGCTAATATGGTGCCAATTCGTAATTTAAGTTTACCTGATTATTATGAATATGAAGAAGAATACCCTCCAGTTTCAAGAGAGGCAACCAGAGGGGTCTGTATACTCCTACGAATAGACAGATATTTATCTTCAATTGGAAGGAGCATTCAAGACCGTGAGGTTCTACGCGATTTCCGCCAACGGTTACTCTTTCCCCAACGCGAGGCTGGGCACAGCTTTTCCGAAATATATGATGATATACGAGCGCATGGGGTAGAAGCAAGTCGATTGGGTCAGCCTCTAAGAGATCTGTACGATGAGATGGAAAGGAACGGCGAGATAGTAAATAACGGCTCAATCATTATCCCTGGAGGCGGCGGACCAGTAACAGAAAGCCCATTGGATCAATTTGGAATTCACCCAATTCTGGATCTGAATATTGGCAAGTACTATGTCTCATTCACAAATCTATCCTTGTCTATGCTACTCACTCTCGGTTTGGTCCTACTTCTGGTTTTTGTTGTTACGaaaaaaggagggggaaagtcagTGCCAAATGCATTTCAATCCTTGGTGGAGCTTATTTATGATTTCGTGCCGAACCTGGTAAACGAACAAATAGGTGGTCTTTCCGGAAATGTGAAACACAAGTTTTTCCCTTGCATCTCGGTCACTTTTACTTTTTCGTTATTTCGTAATCCCCAGGGTATGATACCCTTTAGCTTCACAGTGACAAGTCATTTTCTCATTACTTTGGCTCTTTCATTTTCCATTTTTATAGGCATTACGATCGTTGGATTTCAAAGACATGGGCTTCATTTTTTTAGCTTCTTATTACCAGCGGGAGTCCCACTGCCATTAGCACCTTTTTTAGTACTCCTTGAGCTAATCTCTCATTGTTTTCGTGCATTAAGCTCAGGAATACGTTTATTTGCTAATATGATGGCCGGTCATAGTTCAGTAAAGATTTTAAGTGGGTTTGCTTGGACTATGCTATTTCTGAATAATATTTTCTATTTCTTAGGAGATCTTGGTCCCTTATTTATAGTTCTAGCATTAACCGGTCTGGAATTAGGTGTAGCTATATCACAAGCTCATGTTTCTACGATCTCAATTTGTATTTACTTGAATGATGCTACaaatctccatcaaaatgagtcaTTTCATAATTGCATAAAAACGAGGAGCCAATCATAG